From the Sphingobium yanoikuyae genome, the window CGAACTCGACCTCGAAATCCAGGCTGGATGCGCCAAAGCCGATGAAGCCGGAGCGCACGAAATTGCCGCCCAGTTCCTCGATGATCGTCTTGAGGATGGAAGGAATCTCCGCCGCCAGATCGGGCGCGGTCTGATAGATGACACCGATCGGGAACTTGATCCGGCGATGGTCGAGTGTCTGATAGCTGGTGATTTCCTTCTGCAGCAGATTGGCGTTGGAAATCACCTTCTTCTCGCCGGTCACGGCGCGCAGCCGGGTGGATTTCAGGCCGATCTTCTCGACCGTCGCGGTGGTCGTGTCATAGGTGATCGTCTCGCCCTGGCGGAACGGCTTGTCGAAGATGATCGACAGCGCCGCGAACAGATCGGAGAAGATGCCCTGCGCGGCAAGGCCGATCGCGATGCCGCCGATCCCCAGACCCGCGACCAGGCCGGTCACGTTGACGCCCAGATTGTCGAGCACCACGATTGCGGCGATCGCGAACAGGGCAAAGGTCACCAGGATGCGGATCAGGCCCATCGCATTGGCCAGCGTCTCGCCCTGGCCATCGTCGGCCAGCGTCTTGCGCTCGATCAGGCCCAGGATGATCTCTCGTGCCCAGATCGCGGCCTGTACGACCACGGCGATGGTGAAGAAGAAGGTGACGGTCTTGTCCAGCGACGCGGGCGCGTCGGCGAACACCACCACCAGCCGGGCCGCGACCATGATCATGAAATATTGCGTGGTGCGCGCCGCCGCGCGGCTCAGCACATTGCCTAGGCCCAGCGGATCGCCACGCCGGCCGCGATGCTTGGTGCCGATCCGGCGCAACGTGGCGAGCGCCAGATAGATGATCGTGGCCGCGCCGATGGCGATCAGGATCTGGATATAATGCAGCTGGAACCAGGCGATGGTCGAATGCCACATTTCCGTGAGGTTGGGCGCACGCACACTGATGTCGATGCCGGGGTCGTTCTTGTTGGCCATGCTGATCCTTGATTGATGGTCCGTGGGCTCGATCAGGCTGCTGCTGCCAGCGGGGGCGCGTTGGCCAGATCGTCGAGGAACGCGATCAGCCCGCGTTCGTGACGCGACAGATAGCGCGTCCGGCGCGGCAGGCGAAGCCCCTGCCGCCATTCATCCTGTCCGTCCTTGCACAGGTCGATCAGGGCGGGGTGGATATAGGATTTGCGGCTGATCGCCGGCGTGTTGCCCAGCGCCGCCGCTACCGGCTCGATCATCTCCTTGAGCGAGACATGGCCCGCCGCCAGCGTCTCGAAGGCGATGGTGGATGCGCCCCAGGTGCGGAAGTGCTTGGCGGTGAAGTCGCCGCCCATGGCCTGCGCGATATAGGCGTTGACATCGCTCGAACTGATCGGATGCGCCTCGCCATCCTCGTCCAGATATTGGAACAGATGCTGGCCCGGCAGATCCTGCACCGCCCGCACGAATCGCAGCAGGCGGCTGTCGGTGATGCTCAATTGCTGTTCCTTGCCGGACTTGGCCCGGTAGCGCAGGGTCAGGCTGCGGCCATTCAGGTCGACATGCCGCCGCCGCAGCGTGGTCGCGCCGAAGCTCTTGTTGGTGGTGGCATAATGTTCGTTGCCGACGCGCAGCTTGGCGAGGTCCAGCAACCGCACCACCGCCGCGATCGTCCGCGCCTTGCGCAGGCCGCGCCGCGACAGATCCTCCTCCATCTGCGCCCGCAGTTGCGGCAGGGCACGGCCGAAGGCGGGGCAGCCGGCATATTTTTCCGCCTCGCGCGCGGCCCGGAAATCGGGGTGATAGCGATATTGCTTGCGCCCCCGCTCGTCATAGCCGGTCGCCTGGATATGGCCGTGGGGCGAGGGGCAGAACCAGCAGTCGCGATATGCGGGCGGCATGGCGATCGCGTTCAGCCGGCTGATCTCGTCCCGGTCGGTGATGCGGCTGCCGTCCGCCGCGCGATAGGCCCATCCCTGCTTCAGCGCGCGCCGGCTGATGCCGGGCATGCCGTCATGGCTGTGGATGATGGCGGGGGGCGACATGGGGACCGGGCGACCTTCTTTCTCCCGGTCCAACCCGTGATGATCGGCTTCGTTCCGCGTGCAGCCTGCCCGGCGCTGTCAGGACGGGCGCGATCGCAGCCGCTGCAACCAGCCGGTGCCCGCGCCATAATGGCCGGTCCAGGGCAGCAATGGACGGCGCACCGTCGTCGCCTGGGCGCAGCCGACGATCAGGCTGATGACCGCCAGCGGGAAGGCCAGCATCATGGTGGCGGGCATGGCAAAGGCGAGGATGATCGCCGAAAACCCGCCGCCAAAGGCCGCCAGGGTCGCCCGCAGGTCGCCGTCGGGTCCGCGCAGCCAGAACAGGCAGCCCGTGACGCCCAGCGCGAACATGGCGATATTCTGCATCGCGCCGGCCGGCACGATCGCGCAGGTGGCGATCAGCCCGACCATCGCCAGCGCTGCGCGGCGCCATTGCCAGCCGCCGATCAGGCGGGTGAGCAGCGGATAGAGCAGCAATTCGCAGGTCAGCGCCGCCAGCAGGATCGCGCCGGGGGCCGCCGCGCCCTGGCCGTCCGCGATGAAGGCGACGACCGCGCTCGCCGCCCAGGGCAGCATCCGCGACGGCGCCATGCGGATATGGCTGAACCAGCCGGTCATGCCCGGCCGCAATGCCCAGCGCCGGTCGGCCTGCCGCAACTGGAAGGCGGACAGGGCAAACAGCATCTGTACGCCCCATGGCATATAGGCGGGGGACAGCAGCGGGGCGGCCAGGATCAATCCCAGCATCAGTCCCTGAAGCCAGCCCAAAATCCGCAATTCCATGGTCATGCCGTCACTCCCGCCTGCGCGCCAGGCTGTTGGAAGAACGGCACGCGTCCGGCGTCCTTGCGCTTGCGGGTCAAATAAGTGTCGAGGCCGATCTGGAGCGAGAGCATCATGAAGATGAAAGGCTGATAGGCGATGCCCACGAACAGCGATCCGATCATGTAGACGACATGGCCCTGCTGCAGCGCCACGGCGAAGGGCGCGATCCAGGCCTCGTCCGGTCCGTCGCGCTTGCGATACATGCGGCGGATCGATTCGGTGCGGATGAAGCAGCTCAGATGCAGCAGTGCCCACAGGAAGAAGCCGAAATAGCCCTGCTCGCCCAGCATCTCGAAATAGGCACTGTGATAGGCGCGGCCCTTGTCGGTGACCAGGCGGCGCTCGATCCGCTTCTCGTCGCCGTCGCCGACCTCGCTCTGGGCGAAATAGGTGAAGCTGTTCTGGAGATAATTGTCGAAGCCGCCGCCGCCCGGATGGGTTTTCACATAGTCGAGCGTCCACATCCACACCGCGACGCGGGTGGAGGCGCTCTCGTCGCCCTGGTGATTCTCGATCGTCTGCATCCGCTTGGTGAAGCTGGCGGGCAGGAAGGGGATGGCGGCCAGCGCGGCAAAGGCCAGCAGCGGGCCATATACGAACTTGCGCTTCGACCGCATCAGCATCATGCCGGCCAGGATGACCAAGCAGACAAGGCCCGTGCGCGCCTCCGTGCCGACCGGCATCAGCATGCAGGCCAGGCAAAGCGCGTAGGCAAAGGCCTTCACCTTCCAGTCGGGCGGAAAGATGGTGCCATGCTGGGTCAGCCAAAGGATGATCGGGATCAGCGCGATCGCCACGCAAGAAATGATGCTGCCCTCATACAGGCCGCTATTATTGTCGACCATCAGATTGAGCACGCCATAGCCGCCGCCCGACAGCGCGGTCTTCATGCCGCCATTGATGATGATCGTGCTCGCGCACAGCACCATGAACAGCGCCAGCGCCTCGATCCGCAGCCGCGTGCGCAGCACCAGCGGCAGGAACACGGCAAAGACGATCGCCTTCCACACCCAGGCCCATTTGGTCGCGGCGTTGATCGGGAAATCGGCGGTCGCGGTGGTATAGCCGCACCAGGCCAGCAGGACGAGCAGCAGCACCTGCCGCGCGGAAAAGCGGCAATCCTTCTTGTCGTCCACCACTATCCATGCCCCGACCGCACAGACGAAGGCGATCAGCGAGATCGGGATCGAATTGAGCAGATAATAACAGAGCCGCTGCGGCGAAACGATGTCGATATAGGCGTAGATGATGACCAGCAAAAAAGGCCGCTTGAATCCCATCAGGAAGAAGGCGCCCAGGAAGGCGATGAAGAACAGGTCACGCATCGGCGGCGTCTCCGTCCGGCGATGCCGGCGGGGTGTCGATGTCGCGATCCAGGTCCGGGCGCGACAGCAGCCGCCAGGCGGCCAGCAGGATGACGCCATGGCTGATCAGCAGGGATAGGGTATCAATCATTGCGTGTTTTGATCTGCCGGTTCTGGACTCTTGCCCCGGAAAATCCCTAGCGTGACAGAGTTGACGGGGCGTTAAACCTTTTTCGGCAAAAAGTTACCGCTATGTCTCGTATCCTTCACGTTCTCGATCACAGCCTGCCGATGCACAGCGGCTATACGTTCCGCACGCGGGCGATCCTGCGCGCGCAGCTGGCCAAGGGCTGGGACGTGCGCGGGCTGACCGGCCGGCGCCATGTCGCGGCGGGACCGCAGGAGGAACTGGTCGACGGCCTGCATTTCCACCGCACACCGGGCGAAGCGGCCGGCGGAAACGCGCTTTTGCGCGAATGGCGCGACATTTCCGCCCATGCCGATGCGATCGAGTCGCTGGTGCGACAATGGCGGCCGGACATCATCCATGCCCATTCGCCGGTGCTCAATGCCATGGCCGCGCAGCGAGTCGCGCGCCGCCACGGGATTCCGCTGATCTACGAGATTCGCGCCTTCTGGGAGGATGCGGCGGTCGGCAACGGCACCGGGACCGAAGGCAGCCCGCGCTACTGGCTGACCCGCCAGCTCGAAACCCATGCGGTCCGTGCCGCCGACGCAGTTGCGGTCATCTGCGAAGGGCTGCGGTCCGATCTGGTCGCGCGCGGAATCGACTCGGCCAAGATCACCGTGTCGCCCAATGGCGTCGATCTTGATCAGTTCGGCGCGCCGGTGCCGCGTGATCCGGCCCTGACCGCGAAGCTGGGGCTTGAAGGCGCCGATGTCGTCGGCTTCATCGGCAGCTTCTATGATTATGAAGGGCTGGACGATCTGATCGCCGCCATGCCGCGACTCGTGCGGGCGCGGCCCAGGGCGAAGCTGCTGCTGGTCGGCGGCGGGCCGATGGAACAGGCGCTGCGCGATCAGGCGCTGGCCTCGCCCTTCACCGACCATATCGTCTTTGTCGGCCGGGTGCCACACGACCAGGTCGAACATTATTATGCCCAGGTCGATGTCCTCGCCTATCCGCGCAAGGCGATGCGCCTTACCGATCTGGTGACGCCATTGAAGCCGCTGGAAGCGATGGCGCAGGGCCGACTCGTCGCTGCGTCGAGCGTCGGCGGCCATCGCGAACTGATCGAGGATGGCGTGACGGGCACCCTGTTCGCGCCGGACGACCCGGCTGCGATTGCGCAGGCGCTGGCAGGCATGTTCGCGGATCGCGGCTTCTGGGATGAACGCCGCATCGTGGCGCGCGATTTCGTCGAGAGGGAGCGTAACTGGTCGTCAAACATTTTGCGTTATGAGCCTGTTTACCAGCGACTTCTGGGACGCGACTCGACCGCAAAGGCGGCCTGAGGAACGGCGGCGATGCCGAAGTTCACACCGTCCATGCGAGGACTGGCCATCATGGCGCTGGTCGCGGCAGGCTGCGGCGCCCTGGTGGTGCTGACCCTGCCGGTCGGCTGGGTGGAAATGCTGGTCGCGTCGAGCGGCCTGAGCGAGACGATCCCGGCGGCCGGTCCGCCGCTGGGCATGAAGGCGAGACTGCTGCTGGCCGGTTTCACCGCGCTGATGAGTGTAGGAATTGTGGCCGCGGTGCGGCGAAATGGATCGGATGCGCCGCACAGGCGCTTGAGAATAAGCGGAAGGCGTCATCCAGACGCCCAAGGAGCAAGAAAAATGGGTTTCGCATTTGCAAAGCTGACCGCGCTTGCCCGCGGACGCAATGTGCCCGCTGCCGAAGAGGCTGCACCCGCGCAGCGCCGCGCCGACGCGCATCCCGACGCGCCGCCCCGTCCTCCGATCTTTGCCAGCCGCGATTTTGGCGGTGCCGATATCTTCGCGCGCCCGGAATCGGGGCGTCGTCGTCTGGTGGTCGATAGCGACCCGGTAGAGCCGGTGGCGGCGACGGTGGTGCGCATGGAAACGCCGGCCGCCTTTGCCATGCCGACCTCGCATGAAGAGGCATCGGTCGAGGATATGGCTATCGCGCCCGCGCCCGCCTTCGCGCGTCCGTTCGACGCCATGCCGGCGCTGTCGAGCAATCCGATCCCGCTCGGCCGCGCGCCGTTCGCGCCGCCGGAAGACGCTATATTCGAGCCCTGGGAAGAAGAGGCAGCGGCGGAATTTGCCACCTTCGATGAAGAGCCGACCGATATTGCACCGGAGCCGGTCGTCGAACAGGCTCCTGTCTTCGTTCCGGAACCGGTGATCGAAGAACCGATCCAGGCGTTCGATCCTGCGCCCGAACCCACACCTTTTGTTCCGAGGGCGGAGGCATCATCCACCCCGAGCGCGCGCAACTTCGACAATCTGTCGATCACTGAACTGACTGAGCGGCTGGAGCGGGCACTGGTCCAGCGTGGCCGACCGGCGACCGCGCCGCGCGTCATTGCCGACATGCCGATCGCCTCGGCGGTGCCGGTGCGTGAAGCCGTGCCGGAAGATGTCGAGGATGCGCTGCGTGCCGCGCTCGGCACGCTGCGCACCATGACCGGGCGTCCCCGCTAAAGGACCGTCTTACCAGTCGCGGATGGTGAGGGCGGACAGCTCGATCCATTCGCCTTCCGCGTCGCCGCGCAGGTCGTCGATCACCATGTCGGCGACGAAATGGCCCGGCAATGCCCATTCCGCATCCTGCAATTCGCTGGCCAGCGCCTCCCGGCGCGCGCGCAGGCTGCCGCCCGCCACCCGCAACAGGATGACATGGCGGCGTCCTTCGAACAGGGCGCTGGCCCAGGGGCGGCTGACCGCGCGCTCGACCGTCGCCGGCTCGCCGATTCGGGCGATCAACTGGACCAGCAACTGGGCCAGTGGATCGGCCTCGCGCCGTTCTCCTGCTCGATTACGGACCAGATCTGCGCTCGTGCGCAGCATGTCGGCGCTTGTCATTGGCTCACGCTCCTGCGATATTCGTTCATGAAATGTTCTACGCGTCTCTTTACCCGATCGCCCGGATCGCGCCCCATGCGCAGGTCGAAGACCAGGCGCGGATCGCGCACGGCGTCGCGACCGAAACGGGTCGGCGCTATCTGATAGTCTCGCAGGAATTTCTCGATCGTGCGCAACAGCATGGACGGACCTCTCCTTTGTCGAGCCGATTCGCCCCCTGCGAATCAGTAGGCAATTTCCTATCTCATATTCATTTTCCTACTTGTCTAGGAAAATTCCTATCATTATGGATGCAACATGGATGAAGCGCAGGACGCCCGGACTGCCCTCGATCGGCTGATCGTCGAACGCGGGGAAAATTATGCCGATCTGTCGCGGCTGATCGGGCGCAATCCCGCCTATATTCAGCAGTTCATCAAGCGCGGCACGCCGCGCAAGCTGGACGAGGCGGATCGCCGTATCCTGGCGCGCTATTTCGGCGTAGCGGAAACGATGCTGGGCAGTCCTGTGCAGGCCGGCGCACCGATCCCGCGTGTGCGCGGCCTGCCTGCGGTGGTGGCGGTGCCGCGCCTGTCGCTTGGCGCCTCCGCCGGCGCGGGCTCGCTGGATGAGGATGAGCGCACCGCGGGAGTGATGGCGTTCGACGCGCAATGGCTACGGCATCTGGGCGTGCGGCCGCAGCGTGTGTCGATCATCCGGGTCGATGGCGAATCGATGGCGCCCACGCTCAACGATGGCGATGACATCATGGTCGATCATGAGGATGACGCCGATCGCCTGCGTGACGGCGTCTATGTGCTGCGGCTCGACGGCGTGCTGATGGTCAAGCGGGTGGCGATGGGGCCGTTGCGCGGCCGGTTCAGCGTATTGAGCGACAATCCCCATTATCCCGACTGGACCGATATCGATCCGGCGATGGTGGCGATCGTCGGCCGGGTCGTCTGGACAGGCAGGCGGCTGGTCTGAGAAGCCTGGTCCGTCTTTGAAAGGCGCCGTGCCTTTCCTATGTCCAGGAAAACAGGGGAAGGCTGGATCATGAACGATAATGGCGCGGTGATCCGCAAGGCGATCGAGTGGCGCGGTGCGCCGATGGCGCTGGCGACGGTCGTGTCGACCTGGGGATCGGCGCCGCGTCCGCGCGGCAGCCACATGATCGTGCATCAGGATGGCCGGCTGGAGGGCAGCATATCGGGCGGCTGTGTCGAGACCGATGTGTTGCAGCGCGCTGCCGAAGTGATTGCCGGCCGGCCCGGCCATGTTGCGCATTATGGCGTGGCCGATGGCGATGCGTGGGAGGTTGGCCTGCCGTGCGGTGGTGAGATCAGCGTGCTGGTGCAGCCGGTGGGGGAGGGTGGCTTTGCCCCCGACCTGTTCGACCGGATCGCGTCGGAAAGCGCGCGCGGCCGGGCGCTCACGCTCTCGACCGATCTGGACGAAGGCATCACCCGCGAAGGCGTGGTCGAGGGTCAGTTCCTTAACCGCTATGATCCGCCTCGCCGGTTGCTGATCGTCGGCGCGGTACAGATTGCCCAGTCGCTCGCTGCGCTGGCGCAGGCGATCGACGTCACGCCGGTGGTGATCGACCCGCGCGGCCGCTTCCTGACGGCAGAGCGTTTTCCCGGCATCGAGCTGGACGATCGCTGGCCCGACGCAGCGATCGCCGCGCGCCATCCCGGCGAATCGACCGCCGTCGTGACCTTGAGCCATGACATCAAGATCGACGATCCCGCGCTCATCGCCGCGCTCGCTGCACCGACCGGCTATGTCGCAGCACTGGGATCGCGGCGCAGCCATGCCGCGCGGCTCGAACGGCTCGCGGCGCAGGGTTTCGGCACCGATGATCTTGCCCGGATCGACGGGCCGGCGGGGCTCGACATCGGCGCGATCGGCGCGGCGGAAATCGCCCTGTCGATCACCGCCGGCATGGTCGCCGGTTTCAACGCCAAGCGCTGATCAGGCACAATCGCTCAGCAGCATTTCCCGCCATTTTTCCCGCCATAGCGTGCCTCCTGCCGGTTCCGGAAAAAGGCGGTGCGGTCCATCGGCGCATGGCCGGGATGATGGTCGCGCATATGGCGCAGATAGGCGTCATAGTCGGGCTGGCCGACCATCAGATGCGCCATGCGTCGCAGCGTCTGGAAGAACGGGCTCATGGCGCCGTGACCAGTTGCGCCGGAATCTCGCGCGCGGTCGGCGCGCCAAAGCGCCGCGCGGCGATGCACGTCCGGATGGTGAAGACCAGCAATGCCAGCACCACCGCCAGGAAGATCGCGACCAGCCCGGCATCGACATAATCGTTGAACAATATCTGGTGCATTTCCGCCATCGACTTGGCCGGCGCCAGAACCTCGCCCTTGTCCAGCGCAGCGCCATATTTGGCGGCATGGGCCAGGAAGCCGACCTTCGCATCGGTCGAGAACAATTTCAGGAAGCCGGCCGACAGCGTGCAGATCAGCAGCCAGGCGGCCGGCACCATCGTCACCCAGGCGAAGCGGTCGCGCTTCATCCGGAACAGCACGGCGGTCCCCAGCATCAGCGCGATTGCCGCGAGCATCTGGTTGGAGATGCCGAACACCGGCCATAGCGTGTTCACCCCGCCCAGCGGATCGGTCACGCCCTGATAGAGGAAGAAGCCCCAGGCCGCGACGCACAGGCCGGTGGCGATGAAGCCCGGCAACTGGCTCTTACTGTCCTTGAAGCTCGGCACCGCCAGCGCGATCAGATCCTGCAGCATGAAGCGGCCGGCGCGGGTGCCGGCATCGACGGCGGTCAGGATGAACAGCGCCTCGAACAGGATGGCGAAATGATACCAGAAGGCCTTCATCGCCGGGCCGCCGAACACATGGCTGAAGATTTCCGCCATCGCGACCGCCAAGGTCGGTGCGCCGCCCGCCCGGCTGATGATCGTATGTTCGCCGACATCCTTGGCCGTCTGGACGATCAGGTCCGGACTGATCGGGAAGCCCATGGCGGTGACGGCGGCGGACACGCTGGCAGGATCGGTGCCGATCACAGCGGCCGGGCTGTTCATCGTGAAATAGATGCCGGGGTCCAGGATCGACGCGCCGACCAGCGCCATGATCGCCACGAACGCCTCCATCAGCATCGCGCCATAGCCGATCAGCGGCGCGTCGCTCTCGGTCGCGATCAGCTTGGGCGTGGTGCCGCTGGCGATCAGTGCGTGGAAGCCGGACACCGCGCCACAGGCAATGGTGATGAACAGGAAGGGGAAGAGGCCGCCCGACCAGACCGGCCCGCCGCCGGCGGCGAACTGGGTGACGGCGTGCATCTTGAGCGGCGGCGCCATGATGACGATGCCGATCGCCAGCGCGGCAATCGCCCCGATCTTGAGGAAGGTCGACAGATAATCGCGCGGCGCCAGCAGCAGCCACACCGGCAGCACCGATGCTACCGCGCCATAGCCGATCAATATCCAGCAGAGCTGCACCGGGGTGAAGGTGAAGATCGGCCCCCAGACCGGCGACTGCGCGATCGCCTGGCCATAGACGATCGCCGCGAGCAGGCCGATCAGCCCCAGGATCGACACTTCGCCGATCCGGCCGGGGCGGATCCAGCGTGTATAGGCGCCCATCGCCATGGCCAGCGGCACGGTGGCGGCGACGGTGAACATGCCCCAGGGGCTTTCCGCCAGCGCCTTGACCACGATTAGCGCCAGCACGGCCAGGATGATCACCATGATCATGAAGGCGCCGAACAGCGCGATCGTGCCCGCCACCTGGCCCATTTCCATGCGAATGAGCTCGCCCAGCGACTTGCCGTCGCGGCGCATGGAGATGAACAGGACCATGAAGTCCTGCACCGCGCCGGCCAGCACGACGCCGGCAATGATCCACAGCGTGCCGGGCAGATAGCCCATCTGCGCCGCCAGCACCGGCCCGACCAGCGGCCCCGCTCCGGCGATCGCCGCGAAATGATGGCCGAACAGCACGGTGCGGTCGGTCGCGACATAATCCAGCCCGTCGGCGCGGCGGATTGCGGGGGTGGGCCGGCCCGGATCAAGCCGCATCACCTCGCGCGCGATGAATAGCGCATAGTAACGATAGGCGACCAGGAAACAGCTGACGGCGGCGACAACGATCCACAGC encodes:
- a CDS encoding mechanosensitive ion channel family protein, which encodes MANKNDPGIDISVRAPNLTEMWHSTIAWFQLHYIQILIAIGAATIIYLALATLRRIGTKHRGRRGDPLGLGNVLSRAAARTTQYFMIMVAARLVVVFADAPASLDKTVTFFFTIAVVVQAAIWAREIILGLIERKTLADDGQGETLANAMGLIRILVTFALFAIAAIVVLDNLGVNVTGLVAGLGIGGIAIGLAAQGIFSDLFAALSIIFDKPFRQGETITYDTTTATVEKIGLKSTRLRAVTGEKKVISNANLLQKEITSYQTLDHRRIKFPIGVIYQTAPDLAAEIPSILKTIIEELGGNFVRSGFIGFGASSLDFEVEFDVYLPGWDEIYLVRHKIGLAVLREFNARGIEFAYPTQTTFTAAPDGRMIMPYAEVQPVRRVDE
- a CDS encoding DNA topoisomerase IB; the encoded protein is MSPPAIIHSHDGMPGISRRALKQGWAYRAADGSRITDRDEISRLNAIAMPPAYRDCWFCPSPHGHIQATGYDERGRKQYRYHPDFRAAREAEKYAGCPAFGRALPQLRAQMEEDLSRRGLRKARTIAAVVRLLDLAKLRVGNEHYATTNKSFGATTLRRRHVDLNGRSLTLRYRAKSGKEQQLSITDSRLLRFVRAVQDLPGQHLFQYLDEDGEAHPISSSDVNAYIAQAMGGDFTAKHFRTWGASTIAFETLAAGHVSLKEMIEPVAAALGNTPAISRKSYIHPALIDLCKDGQDEWRQGLRLPRRTRYLSRHERGLIAFLDDLANAPPLAAAA
- a CDS encoding putative O-glycosylation ligase, exosortase A system-associated; the encoded protein is MRDLFFIAFLGAFFLMGFKRPFLLVIIYAYIDIVSPQRLCYYLLNSIPISLIAFVCAVGAWIVVDDKKDCRFSARQVLLLVLLAWCGYTTATADFPINAATKWAWVWKAIVFAVFLPLVLRTRLRIEALALFMVLCASTIIINGGMKTALSGGGYGVLNLMVDNNSGLYEGSIISCVAIALIPIILWLTQHGTIFPPDWKVKAFAYALCLACMLMPVGTEARTGLVCLVILAGMMLMRSKRKFVYGPLLAFAALAAIPFLPASFTKRMQTIENHQGDESASTRVAVWMWTLDYVKTHPGGGGFDNYLQNSFTYFAQSEVGDGDEKRIERRLVTDKGRAYHSAYFEMLGEQGYFGFFLWALLHLSCFIRTESIRRMYRKRDGPDEAWIAPFAVALQQGHVVYMIGSLFVGIAYQPFIFMMLSLQIGLDTYLTRKRKDAGRVPFFQQPGAQAGVTA
- a CDS encoding TIGR04063 family PEP-CTERM/XrtA system glycosyltransferase codes for the protein MSRILHVLDHSLPMHSGYTFRTRAILRAQLAKGWDVRGLTGRRHVAAGPQEELVDGLHFHRTPGEAAGGNALLREWRDISAHADAIESLVRQWRPDIIHAHSPVLNAMAAQRVARRHGIPLIYEIRAFWEDAAVGNGTGTEGSPRYWLTRQLETHAVRAADAVAVICEGLRSDLVARGIDSAKITVSPNGVDLDQFGAPVPRDPALTAKLGLEGADVVGFIGSFYDYEGLDDLIAAMPRLVRARPRAKLLLVGGGPMEQALRDQALASPFTDHIVFVGRVPHDQVEHYYAQVDVLAYPRKAMRLTDLVTPLKPLEAMAQGRLVAASSVGGHRELIEDGVTGTLFAPDDPAAIAQALAGMFADRGFWDERRIVARDFVERERNWSSNILRYEPVYQRLLGRDSTAKAA
- a CDS encoding S24 family peptidase — its product is MDEAQDARTALDRLIVERGENYADLSRLIGRNPAYIQQFIKRGTPRKLDEADRRILARYFGVAETMLGSPVQAGAPIPRVRGLPAVVAVPRLSLGASAGAGSLDEDERTAGVMAFDAQWLRHLGVRPQRVSIIRVDGESMAPTLNDGDDIMVDHEDDADRLRDGVYVLRLDGVLMVKRVAMGPLRGRFSVLSDNPHYPDWTDIDPAMVAIVGRVVWTGRRLV
- a CDS encoding XdhC family protein, which produces MNDNGAVIRKAIEWRGAPMALATVVSTWGSAPRPRGSHMIVHQDGRLEGSISGGCVETDVLQRAAEVIAGRPGHVAHYGVADGDAWEVGLPCGGEISVLVQPVGEGGFAPDLFDRIASESARGRALTLSTDLDEGITREGVVEGQFLNRYDPPRRLLIVGAVQIAQSLAALAQAIDVTPVVIDPRGRFLTAERFPGIELDDRWPDAAIAARHPGESTAVVTLSHDIKIDDPALIAALAAPTGYVAALGSRRSHAARLERLAAQGFGTDDLARIDGPAGLDIGAIGAAEIALSITAGMVAGFNAKR
- a CDS encoding YbdD/YjiX family protein, with translation MSPFFQTLRRMAHLMVGQPDYDAYLRHMRDHHPGHAPMDRTAFFRNRQEARYGGKNGGKCC
- a CDS encoding carbon starvation CstA family protein; this translates as MTRHIPWILTALVGAASLAVVAVSRGETVNALWIVVAAVSCFLVAYRYYALFIAREVMRLDPGRPTPAIRRADGLDYVATDRTVLFGHHFAAIAGAGPLVGPVLAAQMGYLPGTLWIIAGVVLAGAVQDFMVLFISMRRDGKSLGELIRMEMGQVAGTIALFGAFMIMVIILAVLALIVVKALAESPWGMFTVAATVPLAMAMGAYTRWIRPGRIGEVSILGLIGLLAAIVYGQAIAQSPVWGPIFTFTPVQLCWILIGYGAVASVLPVWLLLAPRDYLSTFLKIGAIAALAIGIVIMAPPLKMHAVTQFAAGGGPVWSGGLFPFLFITIACGAVSGFHALIASGTTPKLIATESDAPLIGYGAMLMEAFVAIMALVGASILDPGIYFTMNSPAAVIGTDPASVSAAVTAMGFPISPDLIVQTAKDVGEHTIISRAGGAPTLAVAMAEIFSHVFGGPAMKAFWYHFAILFEALFILTAVDAGTRAGRFMLQDLIALAVPSFKDSKSQLPGFIATGLCVAAWGFFLYQGVTDPLGGVNTLWPVFGISNQMLAAIALMLGTAVLFRMKRDRFAWVTMVPAAWLLICTLSAGFLKLFSTDAKVGFLAHAAKYGAALDKGEVLAPAKSMAEMHQILFNDYVDAGLVAIFLAVVLALLVFTIRTCIAARRFGAPTAREIPAQLVTAP